A window from Drosophila subobscura isolate 14011-0131.10 chromosome O, UCBerk_Dsub_1.0, whole genome shotgun sequence encodes these proteins:
- the LOC117896779 gene encoding papilin isoform X6 — translation MDLSRRLCTTALIAFIVLAGIPDSQSRFPGLRQKRQYGANMYLPDSSVTPGGEGDDPNEWTEWSSPSDCSRTCGGGVSYQTRECLRRDYNGEAECSGGNRRYYSCNTQDCPEEDPDFRALQCSRFDDQRFDGVMYEWVPYLGAPNPCELNCMPRGERFYYRQKEKVVDGTRCNDKDLDVCVNGQCMPVGCDMMLGSDAKEDKCRKCGGDGSTCKTIHNTYSSSDLAPGYNDLLLVPQGATNIKIIETAPSNNYLACRNLSGHYHLNGNWRIDFPRPMFYADSWWNYQRKPMGFAAPDQLTCPGPISESIFIVMLVQERNVSIDYEYSIPESLSHSQPDTHTWTHREFGPCSASCGGGTQSRKVTCNNRVNLQEVDAALCEKESKPEEEQACGTEPCAPHWVEGEWSKCSKGCGSDGFQNRTVTCERISSDGEHTVEDDAVCLKEVGNKPATAQECNRDVKNCPKYHLGPWTPCDKLCGEGKQTRKATCFIKENGKKRVLPDEDCVEDKPEVEKTCLLAPCEGVDWIISQWSGCTACGQNTETRTAICGSKDGKEYPEEFCQPEVPTLSRPCKSPKCEAQWFSSEWSKCSAACGKGVQSRIVICGEFDGKTVSPATDDSKCNKDTKPEQEQECEGEEKECPGEWFTGPWGECSKPCGGGERTREVLCLANGTKALNCDESKLESISEKCNPEACTEDEILPLTSTDAPIEDDEDDDCDEDDMELVTDSLPDEQKISSDGVDLDDEAKTESTLFTDELMLSDSPDTTAFDASAATATTVEGSGDDTDATTDSGISTEGSGDDEETSDGTTGVSSSTDASSSSSDSSDSTTDDSASSVSDSSGSTDESTEVSGGSTDASSATESSADTTDVSSSTEVSGSTDASSSTDVSSSTDASASTDVSGSTDASSSTEVSGSTDSTSDSSDKTSDSSDSTTVATSDASDTTEGSSDSTDVSSSTESSSDSTSDGTSSSTESSASTESTSEETTETTPETSTDTTESTLDASSTTDASSTSDDSSSTSDASSSSVASSESTSDGSTTDSTETTTSSDYSSSTSSSDSTETTDSSSDGSTTESGSTVESSTDVSSSDGSTESPESTLSTESTEAASTDSTESTEAGSSEGSTTEGSTVEDVSGSTSSTDATESSSTESSSSTDVSGSTEATESTESTDSSASTDASESTESGGTTDTTESGATEESTTEGSTDSTTEGSTESTQSTELGSGTSDIWSSTDNEEESSTPNTWESAITKDKPRKCKPKKKECAKSKYGCCPDGKSTPKGPFDEGCPIPKTCADTKFGCCLDGVSPAEGKNNKGCPKSQCAETLFGCCPDNFSAAEGEDNEGCPETTTVPPTTTTEESLPESTTEIEGSGGDSTQVPALEGKSCSFAEFGCCPDAQTPAKGKNFEGCAAPETPKGCDQSEHGCCPDGRTAAAGPGGEGCSACTREQFGCCPDSETPAHGPNGEGCCLDSAFGCCPDNILAARGPNFEGCDCHYTPYGCCADKQTAARGYNQEGCACETTPHGCCPDKITAAKGAKFEGCPCETTQFGCCPDGLTFAKGPHHHGCHCTQTEFKCCEDEKTPAKGPNFEGCTCLESKFGCCPDGVSSATDEKFGGCENVQEPPQKACALPKETGTCGNFSVKYYFDTSYGGCARFWYGGCDGNANRFETEAECKDTCQDYTGQHVCLLPKSVGPCTGFTKKWYFDMDRNRCEEFQYGGCYGTNNRFDSLEQCQGTCAVSESIPTCEQPVENGPCAGNFERWYYDNQTDICRPFTYGGCKGNKNNYPTEHACSYNCRQPGVLKEPVDNEIDNEIGQGRCESFENECRELRCPYGVRREADRSQPECTKCLCENPCESYSCPEGQQCAIEIANTGDRQFAPVCRDTNKPGVCPGLAANASNCAQECYTDADCRGENKCCSDGCGYLCVQPARPTQRPSTRAPTVIYPGESRAVLEPKQPQELDVQTSIGGIAVLRCFATGNPAPNITWSLKNVVIDTNQGRYVLTSTGDLTIVQVRQTDDGTYVCVASNGLGEPVRREVALQVTESVDTPAYVYGDKNVTQIVQLNRPAVIRCPAGGYPQPHVSWWRNNNLFGNRERGRAEMARDFSLLFRSIQLSDLGLYTCEVYNKRGRPVSLRVTLKAVGPARALTNEDAQYLQYVIDPATAPVTQRPSYPYRPSRPVYVPPPTVNAQALVALDPKNSYSPGSTIALSCSVQGYPEPNVTWTKDNTPLYSNERIQITSQPHRLVVSDVSTEDTGIYGCKASNAFSYSVSQETVTIQSVIPVSPECIDNPFFANCKLIVKGRYCINQYYAQFCCRSCTLAGQIAQPHPNAL, via the exons ATGGATTTATCGAGGCGGTTGTG TACAACTGCCTTGATAGCATTCATTGTATTGGCTGGCATACCCGACTCCCAGAGTAGATTT CCTGGACTGCGACAAAAAAGACAATATGGCGCGAATATGTATTTGCCGGACAGCTCTGTGACGCCCGGCGGCGAGGGTGACGATCCCAATGAGTGGACGGAATGGAGCTCGCCCTCGGATTGCTCACGCACCTGCGGCGGCGGTGTGTCCTATCAGACGCGTGAATGTCTGCGAAGAGA CTACAATGGCGAGGCAGAGTGCAGCGGCGGCAATCGTCGCTATTATTCGTGCAACACGCAAGACTGCCCGGAGGAGGATCCCGACTTTAGAGCCCTGCAATGCTCGCGCTTCGATGACCAGCGCTTCGATGGCGTCATGTACGAGTGGGTGCCCTATCTGGGTGCACCCAATCCTTGCGAGCTGAACTGCATGCCCCGTGGCGAACGCTTCTACTACCGCCAGAAGGAGAAGGTCGTCGATGGCACTCGCTGCAATGACAAGGATCTGGATGTGTGCGTCAATGGGCAGTGCATGCCCGTCGGCTGTGACATGATGCTGGGCAGCGATGCCAAGGAGGACAAGTGCCGCAAGTGCGGCGGCGATGGCAGCACCTGCAAGACGATTCACAACACTTACAGCTCCAGTGATCTAGCCCCAGGCTACAATGATTTGCTGCTCGTGCCACAGGGCGCTACCAACATCAAGATCATTGAGACTGCCCCGTCCAACAATTATTTGGCATGCCGCAACCTCTCGGGGCATTACCATCTAAATGGCAACTGGAGGATTGACTTCCCACGGCCCATGTTCTATGCGGACTCATGGTGGAATTATCAGCGCAAACCCATGGGCTTTGCCGCACCCGATCAGCTCACCTGTCCCGGTCCCATCTCCGAGAGCATCTTCATCGTGATGTTGGTGCAGGAGCGTAATGTGAGCATCGACTACGAGTACAGCATCCCGGAAtccctcagccacagccagccggACACGCACACGTGGACACATCGCGAGTTTGGCCCGTGCAGCGCCtcctgcggcggcggcactcaATCCCGCAAGGTCACCTGCAATAACCGAGTGAACCTACAAGAGGTCGATGCCGCTCTCTGCGAGAAGGAGTCCaagccagaggaggagcaagCCTGCGGCACAGAGCCCTGTGCTCCGCACTGGGTGGAGGGTGAGTGGAGCAAGTGCTCCAAGGGCTGCGGCTCTGATGGCTTCCAAAATCGTACTGTGACCTGTGAGCGCATCTCTTCGGATGG CGAACACACAGTGGAGGACGATGCCGTGTGCCTCAAGGAGGTTGGCAACAAGCCCGCCACGGCCCAGGAGTGTAATCGTGACGTCAAGAACTGCCCGAAGTATCATTTGGGTCCCTGGACACCCTGCGACAAGCTGTGCGGCGAGGGCAAGCAAACCCGCAAGGCCACCTGCTTCATCAAGGAGAACGGCAAGAAGCGCGTCCTGCCCGACGAGGATTGTGTGGAGGATAAGCCCGAGGTGGAGAAGACTTGCCTGCTGGCACCCTGCGAGGGCGTAGACTGGATCATCTCTCAATGGAGTGGA TGCACCGCTTGCGGACAGAACACGGAAACCCGCACTGCCATTTGCGGCTCTAAGGATGGCAAGGAGTACCCAGAGGAGTTCTGTCAGCCAGAGGTGCCAACGCTCTCCCGCCCCTGCAAGTCCCCCAAGTGCGAGGCTCAATGGTTCTCATCGGAGTGGAGCAAATGCTCCGCTGCCTGCGGCAAGGGTGTCCAATCGCGGATCGTCATCTGCGGCGAGTTTGATGGCAAGACTGTGAGCCCCGCCACCGATGACAGCAAGTGCAACAAGGACACAAAACctgagcaggagcaagagtGCGAGGGCGAGGAGAAGGAGTGCCCAGGCGAATGGTTCACCGGACCCTGGGGCGAGTGCAGCAAACCCTGCGGCGGCGGGGAACGCACACGCGAGGTCCTGTGCCTAGCCAATGGCACCAAGGCCCTCAACTGCGACGAGTCCAAGCTGGAGTCCATATCCGAGAAGTGCAACCCAGAGGCCTGCACGGAAGACGAGATTCTGCCACTGACCAGCACCGATGCACCCATCgaggacgacgaggacgacgattGTGATGAGGATGACATGGAACTGGTCACCGACAGTCTGCCCGATGAGCAGAAGATCTCCTCCGATGGCGTTGATCTCGATGACGAGGCCAAGACAGAGTCCACGCTCTTCACCGATGAACTAATGCTCAGCGATAGCCCCGACACGACCGCGTTCGATGCCTCTGCTGCGACAGCAACCACGGTGGAGGGTTCGGGTGACGACACAGACGCCACAACGGACAGCGGCATTTCGACTGAGGGCAGCGGAGACGATGAGGAAACGTCTGATGGAACAACGGGTGTGTCCAGCTCCACGGATGCTTCATCAAGCTCTAGCGACTCCAGCGATTCCACAACCGATGACAGCGCATCTTCAGTCTCTGATTCAAGCGGCTCCACGGATGAGTCCACGGAAGTTTCTGGTGGCTCGACTGATGCTTCGAGCGCCACAGAATCCAGCGCCGATACCACAGATGTCTCCAGCTCCACGGAGGTTTCAGGCTCCACAGATGCTTCCAGCTCCACGGATGTTTCCAGCTCCACGGATGCCTCAGCCTCCACCGATGTTTCAGGCTCCACGGATGCCTCCAGCTCCACGGAAGTTTCAGGTTCCACAGACTCCACCAGCGACTCTTCCGACAAAACATCCGACAGCAGCGACTCAACAACTGTGGCGACGTCTGATGCCAGCGACACCACTGAAGGTTCCAGCGATTCCACAGACGTTTCTAGCTCAACGGAGAGCTCCTCGGACAGCACCAGCGATGGTACTTCCTCTTCGACAGAGTCCTCGGCCTCGACTGAGTCCACTTCGGAGGAGACAACTGAAACCACACCCGAGACCTCAACAGACACAACAGAGTCCACGCTGGATGCCTCATCCACCACGGATGCCTCCTCCACGAGTGATGATTCATCCTCCACGAGTGATGCTTCCTCCAGCAGTGTTGCCTCAAGCGAGAGCACATCCGATGGCAGCACAACGGACTCCACAGAGACCACAACTTCCTCCGATTACTCCTCCTCAACCTCCTCTTCAGACAGCACTGAAACGACAGACTCGTCCAGCGATGGTTCAACAACAGAAAGCGGCAGCACTGTGGAGAGTTCCACGGATGTCAGCTCCAGCGATGGCTCCACCGAATCACCTGAATCCACTTTGTCCACCGAATCCACAGAGGCAGCGAGCACAGACTCCACCGAGAGCACTGAGGCTGGCTCCAGCGAGGGCTCCACCACAGAAGGCAGCACCGTTGAGGATGTGTCCGGATCCACGAGCTCCACAGATGCCACAGAATCCTCTTCCACGGAGTCTTCATCCTCCACTGACGTTTCAGGCTCAACGGAAGCAACAGAGTCCACTGAATCCACCGATTCCTCGGCATCTACGGATGCTTCCGAGTCTACGGAGAGCGGCGGCACCACAGACACCACCGAAAGTGGAGCCACCGAGGAGAGCACCACCGAGGGATCCACCGACAGCACCACCGAAGGATCCACCGAGAGCACACAGTCCACAGAGCTGGGCAGCGGCACCAGCGACATTTGGAGCTCCACCGACAACGAGGAAGAGTCCAGCACCCCGAACACCTGGGAGTCGGCCATCACCAAGGATAAGCCACGCAAGTGCAAGCCCAAGAAGAAGGAGTGCGCCAAGTCCAAGTACGGCTGCTGCCCCGACGGCAAGTCCACACCTAAAGGACCCTTCGACGAGGGTTGTCCCATACCAAAGACCTGCGCGGACACCAAATTCGGTTGCTGCCTGGATGGCGTCTCCCCGGCGGAGGGCAAGAACAACAAGGGCTGCCCCAAGTCCCAGTGTGCCGAGACGCTGTTCGGCTGCTGTCCCGATAATTTCAGCGCCGCCGAAGGCGAGGACAATGAGGGATGCCCCGAGACGACGACCGtgccacccaccaccaccacggaGGAGTCGCTGCCAGAGTCCACCACTGAGATCGAGGGATCCGGCGGTGATTCCACACAGGTGCCTGCCCTTGAGGGCAAGTCCTGCTCCTTTGCTGAGTTTGGCTGCTGTCCGGATGCCCAGACCCCGGCCAAGGGCAAGAACTTCGAAGGCTGCGCCGCTCCAGAGACACCCAAGGGCTGCGATCAGTCCGAGCACGGATGCTGTCCGGATGGacgcacagctgctgctggtcctggcGGTGAGGGCTGCTCGGCCTGCACCCGCGAACagtttggctgctgccccgACTCCGAGACGCCTGCCCATGGACCCAACGGCGAGGGCTGCTGCCTGGACtctgcctttggctgctgccccgACAACATTCTGGCCGCTCGAGGACCCAACTTCGAGGGCTGCGACTGCCACTACACGCCGTACGGCTGCTGTGCGGACAAGCAGACTGCGGCTCGTGGCTACAACCAGGAGGGCTGCGCCTGCGAGACGACTCCCCATGGCTGCTGCCCCGACAAGATCACCGCTGCGAAGGGAGCCAAGTTCGAGGGTTGCCCCTGCGAGACGACACagtttggctgctgccccgATGGACTCACCTTTGCCAAGGGACCGCACCACCACGGCTGCCACTGCACCCAGACGGAGTTCAAGTGCTGCGAGGACGAGAAGACCCCGGCCAAGGGACCCAACTTCGAGGGCTGCACGTGCCTGGAGAGCAAATTTGGCTGCTGTCCCGACGGTGTCAGCAGCGCCACGGACGAGAAGTTCGGCGGCTGCGAGAATGTGCAGGAGCCACCACAGAAGGCCTGCGCCCTGCCCAAGGAGACGGGCACCTGCGGCAACTTCAGCGTCAAATATTACTTCGATACGAGCTACGGTGGATGCGCACGGTTCTGGTATGGCGGCTGCGATGGCAATGCCAATCGCTTCGAGACGGAGGCCGAGTGCAAGGACACCTGCCAGGACTACACCGGACAGCATGTGTGCCTGCTGCCCAAGAGCGTGGGCCCCTGCACGGGCTTCACCAAGAAATGGTACTTCGATATGGATCGCAATCGTTGCGAGGAGTTCCAGTACGGCGGCTGCTACGGCACCAACAATCGCTTTGATAGCCTCGAACAGTGTCAAGGAACGTGTGCGGTCAGCGAGAGTATTC CCACCTGCGAACAACCTGTGGAGAATGGTCCCTGTGCGGGCAACTTTGAGCGTTGGTACTACGACAACCAGACGGACATCTGCCGACCCTTCACCTATGGCGGCTGCAAGGGCAACAAGAACAATTATCCCACGGAGCATGCGTGCAGCTACAACTGTCGCCAGCCGGGCGTACTCAAAG AGCCCGTGGACAACGAGATTGACAATGAGATTGGACAGGGTCGCTGCGAGAGCTTCGAGAACGAGTGCCGTGAGCTGCGCTGTCCGTATGGTGTGCGCCGTGAGGCCGATCGCTCCCAGCCGGAGTGCACCAAGTGCCTGTGCGAGAACCCTTGCGAGAGCTACTCCTGCCCCGAGGGCCAGCAGTGTGCCATTGAGATTGCCAACACCGGAGATCGTCAGTTTGCGCCCGTCTGCCGCGACACGAACAAGCCTGGAGTGTGCCCCGGACTGGCGGCCAATGCCAGCAACTGCGCCCAGGAGTGCTACACCGATGCCGATTGCCGTGGCGAGAATAAGTGCTGCAGCGATGGCTGCGGTTATCTTTGTGTGCAGCCAGCACGCCCCACCCAGCGGCCCAGCACACGTGCGCCCACCGTCATTTATCCGGGCGAGAGCAGGGCCGTTCTGGAGCCCAAGCAGCCACAGGAACTGGATGTGCAGACCTCCATCGGTGGCATCGCTGTGCTGCGTTGCTTCGCCACTGGCAATCCAGCGCCCAACATCACTTGGTCTCTCAAGAATGTGGTG ATCGATACGAACCAAGGACGCTATGTCCTGACCTCGACTGGGGATCTGACAATCGTGCAAGTGCGCCAAACCGACGACGGCACCTACGTTTGCGTGGCCAGCAATGGCCTGGGCGAGCCAGTGCGCCGTGAGGTGGCCCTACAAGTGACAG AGTCCGTAGATACACCCGCATACGTGTACGGCGACAAGAACGTTACCCAGATCGTGCAGTTGAACAGACCGGCGGTGATACGCTGCCCAGCGGGTGGCTATCCGCAGCCGCATGTCAGCTGGTggcgcaacaacaatttgttcgGCAATCGGGAGCGTGGGCGTGCGGAGATGGCACGCGACTTCTCGCTGCTGTTCCGCTCCATCCAGCTGTCGGATCTGGGCCTGTACACCTGCGAGGTGTACAACAAGCGTGGACGCCCCGTCTCGCTGCGTGTCACACTGAAGGCGGTGGGTCCGGCCCGTGCCCTGACCAACGAGGATGCCCAGTATCTGCAGTATGTGATAGATCCGGCCACGGCGCCGGTCACACAGAGACCCAGCTACCCCTACAGACCCTCGCGTCCGGTGTATGTGCCCCCACCTACAG TGAATGCCCAAGCGCTGGTGGCACTGGATCCCAAGAACAGCTACTCCCCCGGCTCCACTATTGCTCTCAGCTGCTCAGTGCAGGGCTATCCAGAGCCCAATGTGACATGGACCAAGGACAACACACCGCTGTACAGCAACGAGCGCATACAGATAACAT CCCAGCCACATCGACTGGTTGTCAGCGATGTGAGCACCGAGGATACTGGCATCTACGGCTGCAAGGCTAGCAACGCGTTCAGCTACAGCGTCAGCCAGGAGACGGTTACCATTCAAT CTGTCATACCGGTATCGCCCGAGTGCATTGACAATCCGTTCTTTGCCAACTGCAAGCTGATCGTGAAGGGCAGATACTGCATCAATCAGTACTACGCACAGTTCTGCTGTAGATCCTGCACGCTGGCCGGCCAAATTGCGCAGCCTCATCCCAATGCGCTGTAA